The following are encoded in a window of Oncorhynchus keta strain PuntledgeMale-10-30-2019 chromosome 10, Oket_V2, whole genome shotgun sequence genomic DNA:
- the LOC118371125 gene encoding choline transporter-like protein 2 isoform X1 — protein sequence MELNEKNPTPDSKYGEARKFDPTFKGPIHNRGCTDVFCCILFILAILGYFAVGILAWSQGDPRKVIYPTDSRGQFCGQAGTPLEKKPLLFYFNILKCASPLTLLEFQCPTTQLCVESCPTKHTTLLKAYLNKGEQEYYKQFCKEGVDFSKMSAPEILRDGLCPSMLMSSKPFTRRCLPALSTMKGGVVVVGNETIFDNGEGEKVNATDFLDASKKSNVVVEARQVAMRIFEDYTVSWYWILIGLVIAMVVSLIFIVLLRYLAGIMIWVMIVMVILVIGYGIFHCAMEYRSLKGEPGSDVTIRDLGLQTDFSVYLQIRQTWLAFMIILSIVEVVVILLLIFLRKRVLIAIALIKEASRAVGHVMSSLFYPLLTFALLALVIAYWAITAVFLSTSNEQVYKVFNTTECNYSRDTCNPETFNTTNITARCPDAECLFAFYGGETYYHKYLILFQFYNVFLFFWCANFVTALGQVTLAGAFASYYWAFKKPDDIPANPICSSLGRALRYHTGSLAFGSLILSLVQVIRVLLEYLDQKLKAAQNRFAKFLLSCLKCCFWCLEKFIKFLNRNAYIMVAIYGKSFCTSARDAFFLLMRNIIRVAVLDKVTDFLLFLGKLLIVGIVGICSFFFFSGRIKAVEQTAPSLNYYWVPILTVVVGSYLIAHGFFSVYAMCVDTLFLCFLEDLERNDGTAERPYFMSQNLLTILKKSNEDQAKTVD from the exons ATGGAGCTAAACGAGAAGAACCCGACTCCGGACTCGAAATATG GTGAAGCACGGAAGTTTGACCCTACCTTCAAAGGACCCATCCACAACAG GGGCTGCACAGATGTGTTCTGCTGTATTCTCTTCATCTTGGCCATACTGGGATACTTTGCTGTGGGGATCCTGG CCTGGTCTCAGGGGGACCCCAGGAAGGTTATCTACCCGACTGACAGCAGAGGACAGTTCTGTGGCCAGGCCGGGACCCCCCTGGA GAAGAAACCTCTCCTGTTCTACTTCAACATCCTGAAGTGTGCCAGTCCCCTGACCCTGCTGGAGTTCCAGTGCCCCACCACTCAGTTATGTGTGGAAAGTTGTCCTACCAAACACACGACATTGCTGAAAGCCTACCTGAACAAAGGAGAGCAGGAGTACTACAAGCAGTTCTGCAAGGAAGGAGTGGACTTCTCCAAAATG AGTGCTCCCGAGATCCTGAGGGATGGCCTGTGTCCTTCCATGCTCATGTCCAGCAAACCAT tcaCTCGTCGGTGCCTTCCAGCTCTCAGTACCATGAAAGGTGGTGTGGTTGTCGTTGGCAACGAGACTATTTTTGACaacggggagggagagaaggtgaaCGCCACTGATTTTCTGGACGCTTCAAA GAAGTCCAATGTGGTTGTTGAGGCTCGCCAGGTAGCCATGAGGATCTTTGAGGACTACACTGTGTCCTGGTACTGGATACTGAT tgGTCTGGTGATAGCCATGGTGGTCAGTCTCATCTTCATCGTCCTCCTGCGCTACCTGGCCGGGATCATGATCTGGGTCATGATCGTCATGGTGATACTGGTCATCGGATATG GGATCTTCCATTGTGCCATGGAGTACCGCAGCCTGAAGGGAGAGCCGGGTTCTGACGTCACTATCCGTGATCTGGGACTGCAGACAGACTTCTCTGTTTACCTGCAGATCAGACAGACCTGGCTGGCTTTCA TGATCATCCTGTCCATCGTGGAGGTGGTTGTCATCCTGCTGCTCATCTTCCTCAGGAAGAGAGTCCTCATCGCCATCGCCCTCATCAAGGAGGCCAGCAGGGCTGTTGGCCATGTGATGTCATCACTGTTCTACCCTCTGTTGACCTTTGCCCTGCTGGCCCTGGTCATAGCCTACTGGGCCATCACTGCTGT CTTCCTGTCCACCTCCAATGAGCAGGTGTACAAAGTGTTCAACACCACTGAGTGTAATTACTCCAGAGACACCTGCAATCCCGAG aCATTCAACACCACCAACATCACAGCCCGGTGCCCGGACGCCGAGTGCCTGTTTGCCTTCTATGGAGGCGAGACCTACTACCATAAATACCTCATCCTGTTCCAGTTCTACAACGTGTTCCTCTTCTTCTGGTGTGCTAACTTTGTGACAGCGCTGGGTCAGGTGACCCTGGCTGGGGCCTTTGCATCCTACTACTGGGCCTTCAAGAAGCCCGACGACATCCCAGCCAACCCCATCTGCTCCTCACTTGGTCGAGCCCTCAG ATACCATACAGGCTCCCTTGCCTTCGGTTCCCTCATCCTGTCTCTGGTTCAGGTCATCAGGGTTCTGCTGGAGTACCTGGACCAGAAGCTGAAAG CTGCCCAGAATCGCTTTGCCAAGTTCCTGCTCAGCTGCCTGAAGTGCTGCTTCTGGTGCCTGGAGAAATTCATCAAGTTCCTCAACAGAAACGCCTACATCATG GTGGCAATATATGGTAAAAGCTTCTGCACCTCAGCCAGAGATGCCTTCTTCCTCCTCATGAGAAATATAATCAG GGTGGCTGTCTTGGACAAGGTGACTGACTTCCTATTGTTTTTGGGGAAGCTCCTCATCGTTGGAATTGTGG GAATCtgttctttcttcttcttctctgggaGGATTAAGGCTGTGGAGCAGACTGCCCCCTCTCTCAACTACTACTGGGTTCCCATTCTG ACGGTGGTGGTGGGATCCTACCTGATTGCCCATGGATTCTTCAGTGTGTACGCTATGTGTGTGGACACACTCTTCCTCTGCTTCT TGGAAGACCTGGAACGCAATGACGGAACTGCAGAGAGACCCTACTTCATGTCTCAGAACCTTCTCACCATTCTGAAGAAGTCCAACGAGGATCAGGCCAAGACTGTAGACTAG
- the LOC118371125 gene encoding choline transporter-like protein 2 isoform X2 yields MAKNKGEARKFDPTFKGPIHNRGCTDVFCCILFILAILGYFAVGILAWSQGDPRKVIYPTDSRGQFCGQAGTPLEKKPLLFYFNILKCASPLTLLEFQCPTTQLCVESCPTKHTTLLKAYLNKGEQEYYKQFCKEGVDFSKMSAPEILRDGLCPSMLMSSKPFTRRCLPALSTMKGGVVVVGNETIFDNGEGEKVNATDFLDASKKSNVVVEARQVAMRIFEDYTVSWYWILIGLVIAMVVSLIFIVLLRYLAGIMIWVMIVMVILVIGYGIFHCAMEYRSLKGEPGSDVTIRDLGLQTDFSVYLQIRQTWLAFMIILSIVEVVVILLLIFLRKRVLIAIALIKEASRAVGHVMSSLFYPLLTFALLALVIAYWAITAVFLSTSNEQVYKVFNTTECNYSRDTCNPETFNTTNITARCPDAECLFAFYGGETYYHKYLILFQFYNVFLFFWCANFVTALGQVTLAGAFASYYWAFKKPDDIPANPICSSLGRALRYHTGSLAFGSLILSLVQVIRVLLEYLDQKLKAAQNRFAKFLLSCLKCCFWCLEKFIKFLNRNAYIMVAIYGKSFCTSARDAFFLLMRNIIRVAVLDKVTDFLLFLGKLLIVGIVGICSFFFFSGRIKAVEQTAPSLNYYWVPILTVVVGSYLIAHGFFSVYAMCVDTLFLCFLEDLERNDGTAERPYFMSQNLLTILKKSNEDQAKTVD; encoded by the exons ATGGCAAAGAATAAAG GTGAAGCACGGAAGTTTGACCCTACCTTCAAAGGACCCATCCACAACAG GGGCTGCACAGATGTGTTCTGCTGTATTCTCTTCATCTTGGCCATACTGGGATACTTTGCTGTGGGGATCCTGG CCTGGTCTCAGGGGGACCCCAGGAAGGTTATCTACCCGACTGACAGCAGAGGACAGTTCTGTGGCCAGGCCGGGACCCCCCTGGA GAAGAAACCTCTCCTGTTCTACTTCAACATCCTGAAGTGTGCCAGTCCCCTGACCCTGCTGGAGTTCCAGTGCCCCACCACTCAGTTATGTGTGGAAAGTTGTCCTACCAAACACACGACATTGCTGAAAGCCTACCTGAACAAAGGAGAGCAGGAGTACTACAAGCAGTTCTGCAAGGAAGGAGTGGACTTCTCCAAAATG AGTGCTCCCGAGATCCTGAGGGATGGCCTGTGTCCTTCCATGCTCATGTCCAGCAAACCAT tcaCTCGTCGGTGCCTTCCAGCTCTCAGTACCATGAAAGGTGGTGTGGTTGTCGTTGGCAACGAGACTATTTTTGACaacggggagggagagaaggtgaaCGCCACTGATTTTCTGGACGCTTCAAA GAAGTCCAATGTGGTTGTTGAGGCTCGCCAGGTAGCCATGAGGATCTTTGAGGACTACACTGTGTCCTGGTACTGGATACTGAT tgGTCTGGTGATAGCCATGGTGGTCAGTCTCATCTTCATCGTCCTCCTGCGCTACCTGGCCGGGATCATGATCTGGGTCATGATCGTCATGGTGATACTGGTCATCGGATATG GGATCTTCCATTGTGCCATGGAGTACCGCAGCCTGAAGGGAGAGCCGGGTTCTGACGTCACTATCCGTGATCTGGGACTGCAGACAGACTTCTCTGTTTACCTGCAGATCAGACAGACCTGGCTGGCTTTCA TGATCATCCTGTCCATCGTGGAGGTGGTTGTCATCCTGCTGCTCATCTTCCTCAGGAAGAGAGTCCTCATCGCCATCGCCCTCATCAAGGAGGCCAGCAGGGCTGTTGGCCATGTGATGTCATCACTGTTCTACCCTCTGTTGACCTTTGCCCTGCTGGCCCTGGTCATAGCCTACTGGGCCATCACTGCTGT CTTCCTGTCCACCTCCAATGAGCAGGTGTACAAAGTGTTCAACACCACTGAGTGTAATTACTCCAGAGACACCTGCAATCCCGAG aCATTCAACACCACCAACATCACAGCCCGGTGCCCGGACGCCGAGTGCCTGTTTGCCTTCTATGGAGGCGAGACCTACTACCATAAATACCTCATCCTGTTCCAGTTCTACAACGTGTTCCTCTTCTTCTGGTGTGCTAACTTTGTGACAGCGCTGGGTCAGGTGACCCTGGCTGGGGCCTTTGCATCCTACTACTGGGCCTTCAAGAAGCCCGACGACATCCCAGCCAACCCCATCTGCTCCTCACTTGGTCGAGCCCTCAG ATACCATACAGGCTCCCTTGCCTTCGGTTCCCTCATCCTGTCTCTGGTTCAGGTCATCAGGGTTCTGCTGGAGTACCTGGACCAGAAGCTGAAAG CTGCCCAGAATCGCTTTGCCAAGTTCCTGCTCAGCTGCCTGAAGTGCTGCTTCTGGTGCCTGGAGAAATTCATCAAGTTCCTCAACAGAAACGCCTACATCATG GTGGCAATATATGGTAAAAGCTTCTGCACCTCAGCCAGAGATGCCTTCTTCCTCCTCATGAGAAATATAATCAG GGTGGCTGTCTTGGACAAGGTGACTGACTTCCTATTGTTTTTGGGGAAGCTCCTCATCGTTGGAATTGTGG GAATCtgttctttcttcttcttctctgggaGGATTAAGGCTGTGGAGCAGACTGCCCCCTCTCTCAACTACTACTGGGTTCCCATTCTG ACGGTGGTGGTGGGATCCTACCTGATTGCCCATGGATTCTTCAGTGTGTACGCTATGTGTGTGGACACACTCTTCCTCTGCTTCT TGGAAGACCTGGAACGCAATGACGGAACTGCAGAGAGACCCTACTTCATGTCTCAGAACCTTCTCACCATTCTGAAGAAGTCCAACGAGGATCAGGCCAAGACTGTAGACTAG